The genomic window TCTTGATCTTTTCCGACGGTCTCGATGTGGATGCCATCATCGACACCTACCGGCATTTCGAGGGTCGGGTGCGCATGAGCTTCGGCTGGGGCACGAACCTGACGAACGATTTTTCCGGCTGCGCGCCGACCGAGATATCGGGCCTCAACCCGATCTCCGTCGTCTGCAAGGTCAGCGACGCCAACGGCCGCCCGGCGGTAAAACTCTCCGACAACCCGCAGAAGGCGACTGGAGAGCCGGCCGAGGTCGAGCGTTATCTGAAATTCTTTGGTGCCGAAGACAGGATCGATCAGACCGTCCTGGTGTAACTCCGAGGCCGGACGCCGCCATCCCCGGGTACGGCGCGGCCGTCCCGTGGCGCATCGGCATGCCCCGCCATCGCATCCTCGATCGACCAGCCGAAGCGCCAGGCGTCGAACATCGAATACCATTCCTGGAAATCGGTGATCGGCAACACATCCGGTTTCGACATCGGATTGTCGGCCAGGCTGCGGCCAAGCGCGCGATCCCGCACACCACGCTCCTGCATCTCAAGCAGATTCTCGAACATCGTCATCCCCGGGGCCCTCCCGTTCCATGGGTTTATGCAATCATGCTAATTAAGCATTGTCGAGTCCGGATGTGAGCATTCCGGTTTTTCACAGGATTAGCCCCGATTCGTTATTTCAAGGAGGAAGGCAGTGGAAACCGGCTCGGGCCGACCGGTCGCGATTGACGGACGCGGCG from Rhizobium sp. Pop5 includes these protein-coding regions:
- a CDS encoding CrpP-related protein, whose protein sequence is MFENLLEMQERGVRDRALGRSLADNPMSKPDVLPITDFQEWYSMFDAWRFGWSIEDAMAGHADAPRDGRAVPGDGGVRPRSYTRTV